A section of the Triticum dicoccoides isolate Atlit2015 ecotype Zavitan chromosome 7A, WEW_v2.0, whole genome shotgun sequence genome encodes:
- the LOC119333339 gene encoding uncharacterized protein LOC119333339, translated as MAVPSMDVSQSTEEEMPDFFFCGTTTSKRFRMSRTLFNRIADGIFEHDYDDYFTQKRSASGALGLHPLQKMTAAMRILTYGIAADYVDEYIRSAESTNLESCKKFVIKICEVFGEKYLRSPNEEDIARLLAIGEERGFPGMLGSIDCMHWGWKNCPKKWHGSLNDINVLQRSPVFTKLAEGQTPPVNYSINGHQYTMGYYLADGIYPRWATFVKSIPAPTSRKHKTFAKKQEGARKDVERAFGVLQSRFAIVRGPAKGWKRKEITDVMKAFTFFPI; from the exons ATGGCGGTTCCAAGCATGGACGTCAGTCAATCGACCGAGGAAGAGATGCCGGATTTCTTCTTCTGTGGGACGACTACTTCAAAGAG ATTTAGGATGTCGCGTACTTTGTTCAACCGCATAGCTGATGGTATATTTGagcatgactatgatgattattttacgcaaaaaagaagtgcttctggagCTCTTGGGTTACATCCTTTGCAAAAGATGACCGCGGCGATGCGGATACTAACATATGGAATAGCAGCCGATTATGTTGATGAGTACATCCGGTCCGCTGAGTCTACTAATTTAGAGTCTTGCAAGAAATTTGTGATCAAAATTTGTGAAGTTTTTGGGGAAAAGTACCTGAGATCTCCAAATGAAGAAGACATTGCTAGGTTACTTGCAATAGGGGAGGAAAGAGGATTTCCCGGTATGTTAGGGAGCATAGATTGCATGCACTGGGGGTGGAAAAATTGCCCCAAAAAATGGCATG GGTCTCTGAATGATATAAATGTTCTTCAACGTTCTCCTGTTTTTACAAAGCTAGCCGAAGGCCAAACTCCTCCAGTGAATTATAGCATCAATGGCCATCAGTACACAATGGGGTATTACCTTGCAGATGGTATCTATCCACGATGGGCAACATTTGTGAAGAGCATACCAGCTCCAACTAGCAGAAAGCATAAAACTTTTGCCAAGAAGCAAGAGGGGGCTAGGAAAGATGTGGAACGAGCCTTTGGAGTTCTGCAATCCCGTTTTGCCATTGTTCGTGGACCGGCTAAAGGATGGAAACGTAAAGAAATCACTGATGTCATGAAAGCTTTCACTTTCTTCCCTATTTAA